One Alphaproteobacteria bacterium genomic region harbors:
- a CDS encoding Hsp20/alpha crystallin family protein has protein sequence MARGDPRDWMWSEALQMLARAEGLHREVFRPRPSPREATWEPPVDVLETDDAVLILLALPGVDPAQVKVVIEGGILVVTGERVLPDELRRAVIHRLELPRGHFERRLELPAGRYDSARNFAANGCLVVHLGKAGMRGGAP, from the coding sequence ATGGCCCGGGGCGATCCGCGCGACTGGATGTGGTCTGAGGCGTTGCAGATGCTGGCGCGGGCCGAGGGCCTGCATCGCGAGGTCTTCCGCCCGCGCCCAAGCCCGCGCGAGGCCACCTGGGAACCCCCCGTCGACGTGCTGGAGACCGACGACGCCGTGCTGATCCTGCTCGCCCTGCCCGGCGTCGATCCGGCACAGGTCAAGGTGGTGATCGAGGGCGGCATCCTGGTCGTCACTGGCGAGCGCGTGCTGCCCGATGAGCTGCGGCGCGCCGTGATCCACCGGCTGGAGCTGCCGCGAGGGCATTTCGAACGACGCCTCGAGCTGCCGGCCGGCCGCTACGACTCGGCACGCAATTTCGCCGCCAATGGCTGCCTGGTAGTGCATCTGGGCAAGGCGGGTATGCGCGGAGGTGCGCCATGA